The Lactuca sativa cultivar Salinas chromosome 2, Lsat_Salinas_v11, whole genome shotgun sequence genome includes a window with the following:
- the LOC111897466 gene encoding F-box protein At5g46170: MGLEEDSEQQQQAADVFDLLPDALVLEIFNRVQDARSLSACMVLCKRFGDLATQTDDVSLEIIRRNKLPENGDSGWHTNKSKAFFGRFIMNPIQSLLHRMFSRKSKACSHCNSDDEEDDTMFRLPDELLKNFKEIRSLSVKLPGHDGDISSENGSGALLKWKAEFGKELESCVILGATGFKKSEMKLKNDGDESGKNDESSPAPLESRNLTSKQLKKRVVWTISCLIASSARHHMLKKIISLNPMIRDVKISDGSKQGTIRMTERQVVELREDVSSTTVVDVEAERTKVPAVTIKMWYVPVLELPESGYVMKGATLAVIRPAVTAVEKDDDVSLAMGAFDEKCMGEAVRKLIEKKKSYTLEMNSF, translated from the coding sequence ATGGGACTCGAAGAAGattcagaacaacaacaacaagctgCAGATGTTTTCGATCTGTTACCAGatgctttggttcttgaaattttCAACAGAGTACAAGATGCCAGATCGTTATCTGCTTGTATGGTTCtctgtaaacgtttcggagatcTTGCTACCCAAACGGACGACGTTTCTCTAGAAATCATTCGCCGGAATAAGCTACCGGAGAATGGGGATTCCGGTTGGCATACGAACAAATCAAAAGCCTTCTTTGGAAGATTCATTATGAATCCGATTCAATCTCTTTTACATCGTATGTTTTCGAGGAAATCCAAGGCGTGTTCCCACTGTAATTCCGATGATGAAGAAGACGACACCATGTTTAGATTGCCTGATGAGTTGCTCAAGAACTTTAAGGAAATCCGGTCTTTATCCGTGAAGCTCCCCGGTCACGACGGAGATATCTCGTCGGAAAATGGTTCAGGCGCGTTGTTGAAATGGAAGGCGGAGTTTGGGAAGGAACTCGAGAGCTGCGTGATTTTGGGAGCTACAGGATTTAAGAAATCAGAAATGAAACTGAAGAACGACGGCGATGAAAGCGGTAAAAACGATGAAAGTTCGCCGGCGCCATTGGAGTCTAGAAACTTGACTAGCAAACAGCTTAAGAAACGAGTTGTGTGGACGATATCGTGCTTGATTGCTTCTTCTGCGAGACACCATATGTTGAAGAAGATCATTTCGTTGAATCCGATGATACGAGATGTGAAGATAAGCGATGGAAGTAAACAAGGGACGATTCGGATGACGGAGAGGCAGGTGGTGGAGCTCAGGGAGGATGTGAGTTCCACGACGGTGGTGGATGTGGAGGCGGAAAGAACGAAAGTTCCGGCGGTGACGATAAAGATGTGGTACGTGCCGGTGTTGGAGTTGCCGGAATCTGGTTACGTGATGAAAGGGGCGACTCTGGCGGTTATTAGGCCGGCGGTTACGGCGGTGGAGAAGGATGATGACGTCAGCTTGGCAATGGGTGCATTTGACGAGAAGTGCATGGGAGAAGCTGTGAGGAAGTTGATTGAAAAGAAAAAGTCTTATACATTGGAGATGAATTCGTTTTAA
- the LOC111897467 gene encoding uncharacterized protein LOC111897467: protein MVAPGDDSQPNENPKQFFHPAFAVTNIKNAIPIILDQSDDRFASWVEFFSIVACANDILDHISTEAPQSPSVDDTTWNRLDTLIKLWIYSTITLEVLKVIMLPGATTQQLWDRLQEIFQDNRATRTLSDQLANVDNPVSEMKMMLQLVSGLTRGEFDTIAALIQ from the exons ATGGTTGCACCAGGAGATGATTCCCAACCCAATGAAAACCCCAAACAGTTCTTTCACCCTGCTTTTGCTGTAACAAACATAAAAAATGCTATACCTATAATTCTTGATCAATCTGATGATCGCTTTGCATCATGGGTTGAATTCTTCAGCATTGTTGCTTGCGCTAATGACATTCTTGATCACATAAGTACAGAAGCTCCTCAATCTCCTTCCGTTGACGATACCACATGGAACCGACTGGACACCCTCATCAAACTGTGGATTTACTCTACTATAACTCTGGAAGTACTTAAAGTGATCATGCTACCAGGAGCCACCACACAACAACTATGGGACCGTTTGCAGGAAATTTTTCAAGATAATAGGGCAACGAGA ACTCTCTCCGACCAACTTGCAAATGTCGATAACCCTGTATCTGAAATGAAAATGATGTTACAGTTGGTCTCCGGCTTGACCCGTGGCGAGTTTGACACCATTGCTGCCTTGATTCAATAG